From one Physeter macrocephalus isolate SW-GA unplaced genomic scaffold, ASM283717v5 random_937, whole genome shotgun sequence genomic stretch:
- the LOC114485450 gene encoding DDB1- and CUL4-associated factor 5-like: protein FLFPSVFPGGIGRVVNGAFMVLKGHRSIVNQVRFNPHTYMICSSGVEKIIKIWSPYKQPGCTGDLDGRIEDDSRCLYTHEEYISLVLNSGSGLSHDYANQSVQEDPRMMAFFDSLVRREIEGWSSDSDSDLSESTILQLHAGVSERSGYTDSESSASLPRSPPPTVDESADSAFHLGPLRVTATNVVASTPPPPTCEDATARQQRLSALRRYQDKRLLALSNESDSEENACEVELDTDLFPRPRSPSPEDESSSSGSPSSSEDEEELNERRASTRQRNAMRRRQKMPREERPGAPTKPTDTCIGEDNYDYPQIKVDDLSSSPTSSPERNTSTLEIQPSRASPTSDIESVERKIYKAYKWLRYSYISYSNNKEGESSLVSGEADEGRAGTSHKDNPAPSSSKEACLNTTMGQRNQDLPPAGHSKDAFKEGTSAINPSNGPGHEPSGHPWAEAPEDTSQDTSNTGGSVEHSFETKKLNGKALSKALSSRAEEPPSPPVPKASGSALSSGSGNCLRTQSDDSEERSLETICANHNNGRLHPRPPHPHSNGQNFGELEAVACSSPGRSDTDHDNLSLTGMLLHKDCCGSEMACETPSAGTREDPTDPPDTDSSRAVHGHSGFKRHRIELEDTDSENSSSEKKLKT, encoded by the exons tttttgtttccttctgtcttcccagGTGGCATTGGTAGGGTGGTCAACGGAGCCTTCATGGTGCTGAAAGGGCATCGGTCTATTGTGAACCAGGTCCGATTTAACCCCCACACCTACATGATCTGCTCTTCTGGTGTAGAAAAGATCATCAAG ATCTGGAGCCCATACAAGCAGCCAGGATGTACTGGAGATCTGGATGGTCGGATTGAGGATGATTCTCGCTGTCTCTATACCCACGAAGAGTACATCAGCCTTGTGCTGAACAGTGGGAGTGGCCTGTCCCATGACTACGCCAACCAGTCTGTTCAGGAAGACCCCCGGATGATGGCCTTCTTTGACTCCCTGGTGCGTCGCGAGATCGAGGGCTGGAGCTCCGACTCAGACAGCGACCTCAGCGAAAGCACCATCCTCCAGCTGCACGCAGGGGTCAGTGAGCGTTCAGGCTACACCGACTCCGAGTCCTCGGCCTCGCTGCCCCGCTCTCCTCCGCCCACAGTGGATGAGTCTGCTGACAGCGCCTTCCACCTGGGGCCCTTGCGGGTCACTGCCACAAATGTGGTGGCTTCAACTCCGCCACCGCCCACGTGCGAGGATGCTACCGCTCGCCAGCAGCGCCTGTCTGCCCTGCGGCGCTACCAGGACAAACGCCTCCTGGCCCTTTCCAACGAGTCCGATTCAGAAGAGAACGCTTGTGAGGTTGAACTGGACACAGATCTCTTCCCCCGGCCACGGTCTCCCAGCCCTGAAGACGAGTCCAGCAGCTCCGGCAGCCCCAGCAGCTCCGAGGACGAGGAGGAGCTGAATGAACGGCGAGCGTCCACCCGGCAGCGGAACGCCATGCGGCGCCGGCAGAAGATGCCTCGAGAGGAGAGGCCTGGTGCCCCGACCAAGCCCACCGACACCTGCATTGGAGAAGACAACTATGATTACCCCCAGATCAAAGTAGATGACCTCTCTTCTTCCCCCACTTCCTCTCCTGAGCGGAACACGTCCACTCTGGAGATTCAGCCAAGCCGAGCATCGCCAACTTCCGACATAGAGTCAGTTGAGCGCAAGATTTATAAAGCTTACAAGTGGCTCCGCTACTCCTATATCTCCTACTCAAATAACAAAGAGGGAGAGAGCTCGCTTGTGTCTGGGGAGGCAGATGAAGGGAGAGCAGGAACCAGCCACAAGGACAACCCAGCCCCTTCTTCCAGTAAGGAAGCCTGTCTAAACACGACCATGGGCCAGAGGAACCAGGACCTGCCCCCTGCAGGCCACAGCAAGGACGCTTTTAAAGAAGGGACTTCTGCCATAAATCCCAGCAATGGCCCAGGCCATGAGCCCAGCGGTCACCCTTGGGCTGAGGCACCAGAGGACACCTCTCAGGACACGAGTAACACTGGTGGCTCTGTAGAACACTCTTTTGAGACCAAGAAGCTCAATGGAAAGGCCCTAAGCAAGGCCCTGAGCAGCCGGGCTGAGGAgccaccctcccctcctgtccccaAGGCATCTGGCTCCGCTCTCAGCAGCGGGTCTGGCAACTGTCTGAGGACCCAGTCTGATGACAGTGAGGAGAGGAGCCTCGAAACCATCTGTGCCAACCACAACAATGGGCGCTTACACCCCCGGCCCCCTCATCCCCACAGCAACGGGCAGAACTTTGGGGAGCTGGAGGCGGTGGCCTGCTCGTCCCCAGGACGTTCGGACACTGATCATGATAACTTGTCCCTGACAGGGATGCTCCTACACAAAGATTGTTGTGGGTCTGAAATGGCCTGTGAGACCCCCAGTGCTGGAACGAGAGAGGACCCCACTGACCCCCCAGACACAGACAGCAGCAGGGCTGTTCATGGCCATAGTGGCTTCAAAAGGCACCGAATCGAATTGGAAGACACAGATTCGGAGAATTCCTCctcagagaagaaattaaaaacatga